The Misgurnus anguillicaudatus chromosome 15, ASM2758022v2, whole genome shotgun sequence genome has a window encoding:
- the dhdh.2 gene encoding trans-1,2-dihydrobenzene-1,2-diol dehydrogenase, translating into MVLRWGICSAGKISHDFTVALKTLSPEHHQVVAVAARDLKRAQEFAQKHKIARAYGSYEDLAKDQEIDVVYVGSIHPHHLSLGVLFMNAGKNILCEKPLAMNLREVKELIATAKHNDVFLMEAVWTRFFPASMEISRLLSQNEIGEVKVVRADFGVNLMNTPRSVQKEMGGGALLDIGIYCLQFVLMVYNGEKPESVQATGFCLDTGVDEGMIVTLKFSGHRMAVCTCTIAAELPNDVLIVGTKGTVKIPRHMWCPTSLIVNGVESHYPVPEPELPLNFMNSTGMRYEAEEVRRCLLQGLKESSRMSHADSALLAEIMDEARRQVGVVYSQDSQ; encoded by the exons ATGGTGCTTAGATGGGGAATCTGCAGCGCAGGAAAAATCAGTCATGACTTTACAGTGGCACTGAAGACTCTTTCACCTGAACACCACCAG GTGGTTGCTGTGGCCGCGCGTGACCTAAAACGCGCTCAGGAGTTCGCGCAAAAGCACAAAATCGCCCGGGCTTACGGCAGCTATGAAGATCTGGCCAAAGATCAGGAGATCG ATGTGGTGTATGTTGGCAGCATCCACCCTCATCATCTATCGCTGGGTGTTTTATTCATGAACGCAGGGAAGAACATACTGTGTGAAAAACCACTGGCTATGAATCTGAGAGAAGTTAAGGAGCTGATCGCCACAGCGAAGCATAATGATGTTTTCCTAATGGAG GCTGTTTGGACGAGATTCTTTCCGGCATCAATGGAGATCAGTCGACTGCTGTCCCAGAATGAGATCGGGGAGGTGAAGGTGGTGCGTGCAGATTTCGGTGTGAATCTCATGAATACTCCACGCTCCGTACAGAAGGAGATGGGAGGAGGCGCTCTGCTCGACATCGGCATCTACTGCCTGCAGTTTGTACTGATGGTGTACAATGGAGAGAAACCTGAGTCTGTCCAAGCAACTGGGTTTTGTCTGGATACAG GTGTGGATGAAGGAATGATTGTCACGCTGAAGTTTTCTGGACACAGAATGGCCGTGTGTACCTGTACAATCGCCGCAGAGCTTCCAAATGATGTTCTCATCGTCGGTACCAAAGGCACAGTCAAG ATTCCCAGACACATGTGGTGCCCGACGTCTTTGATTGTAAACGGTGTGGAGAGTCATTATCCTGTTCCTGAACCTGAGCTGCCTCTGAACTTTATGAACAGTACAGGCATGCGGTACGAGGCAGAGGAGGTCAGACGCTGTTTACTCCAAG GTCTGAAGGAGAGTTCACGTATGTCTCACGCAGATTCTGCTTTGCTGGCTGAGATCATGGATGAGGCCAGAAGACAAGTGGGCGTGGTCTACAGTCAAGATAGCCAATGA